In the genome of Pelmatolapia mariae isolate MD_Pm_ZW linkage group LG4, Pm_UMD_F_2, whole genome shotgun sequence, the window atATGGATTAAGATTTACGACATCAAATGGACTGCTTAAACCTGTTCCTGCATTTTCTATGTACTGTTCTGTGTACTTATTGTACATTTTTATCCAGGATGCTGACAGTGTACCCTCAGACCAAGACTTATTTCTCCCACTGGAAGGACCTGAGTCCCGGTTCTGCCCCGGTGAGGAAGCACGGAGCAACCGTGATGGCTGCAGTTACTGATGCTGTCAGCAAAATTGATGATCTCACCGGTGGTCTTCTGAGCCTTAGTGAGCTGCACGCCTTCACTCTGAGAGTGGACCCTGCTAACTTCAAGGTACTGACATACAATAATTTATGAAAGTTTATAAGAAGTTTAATGATTCAAATAGAAATGGAAGATTCAgtaaattaacattttcaaaacaacacaacgttttgtttaaatgttatcATCTTTTCACAGGTTCTTGCTCACAACCTCCTCGTGGTCCTGGCCACCGTGTTTCCCAACGATTTCACTCCTGAGGTCCATGTGGCGATGGACAAGTTCCTGGCTGCTGTGGCTCGTGCATTGTCTGAGAAATATCGTTAAAGTGTACACAGGAGCAGATGACTGACAGCAGCATGAGATTGAATTCTTACTGtcaaactgaatttgaataaaaaaggaaataaatccAATCAAACTGTTGTGGTTATTTTTGTGATCAAGTAACGTTTTTGGTTTGGACAATAGATTAAAAGCATCACAAGTTTAGGTCAATGGCAGGTGAAAAAAAGTCTTCCTGAATCAATTCATTTGGGTCATGTAAACAACCACTTAAATTGTTGagtatttataatttttttctgtgtgtgttttatttttattttacagtcaaACTCTGCAGTGAACTATTTCTCCTAAACATGACTAGTCTATAGTTATTAGTAGcaaattattagttattaattATACTATCATCAACATTtccaaaatcagaaaaaaaaaatttgttaaacaaaaaaattaacaaaattcttttaaaaaaaaatctctagtAAGTGGGGAGGGACAGCAATTGTCCTCTGTCCTAAGGCTAGGTATCTAAAGGAATAGATTGGTTCCTTAAGCAATGTGTAATGGCTGCATGCAGCCACACAATGGAAATACTTGGGTAATATTCATTTGATCTTTTTGTCTTATGTTTACATTGTGCTGTAAAGCTTCTGTGATCGCAAGTTAAGCAATTTAATACTTTGAGTTTACCTGTAATGCATGACAGCTCTAAGCTATAGTCCAAATGGTGGCATAGACTCTGTTTTGCATTGTTGGTTATTTTATATGGGTATAtgttatattaattatatttctgttctttttgaGTTACCTGGCCTCTGCTCCAGTCCTTCCTGGTTTGGGTGAAAGAGGAGGCTGAGGGTGAAGCTGGTTTAAATGCAGAAGCCAATAAAATGGACTGGACCATCTATTGTGATCATGTAGGGGGGGATGGGGTTCTTCTTGAATGATGGTTAGCTGTTATCTCTTTAGTTTTCACCTTTGGTGTATATGATGGTTTGTTCATTTGCTATATAAGTTATAGAAAAGTTATGTTTTGTTAAGTGAATTTTGAGTAGAGTTTTGTTAAGTTAACCACTTG includes:
- the LOC134625516 gene encoding hemoglobin embryonic subunit alpha-like; the protein is MTSLSAKDKDTVKAFWAKVAGREEDIGCDAVSRMLTVYPQTKTYFSHWKDLSPGSAPVRKHGATVMAAVTDAVSKIDDLTGGLLSLSELHAFTLRVDPANFKVLAHNLLVVLATVFPNDFTPEVHVAMDKFLAAVARALSEKYR